In Deferribacter desulfuricans SSM1, the following are encoded in one genomic region:
- a CDS encoding prepilin-type N-terminal cleavage/methylation domain-containing protein, giving the protein MSTKNKGFTLIEIIIFIVVFTVGVMGIMILFYNTLGKTSDPIIRHKAIVAAQTVLEEIISKKFDEDTLNGGGTINLDKINIGNENNENSMNKYDDVDDYVDSCDTEKEYQPSDFGLNGNYKIFVNVHFVKIENGKIVSNSCTATNYKLIQVSVESDLLKERYTLEYVKGNF; this is encoded by the coding sequence TTGTCCACTAAAAACAAAGGATTCACACTTATTGAAATTATAATTTTTATTGTTGTGTTTACTGTTGGTGTTATGGGTATAATGATTTTATTTTACAATACACTTGGTAAAACAAGCGACCCAATTATCAGACACAAAGCTATTGTTGCTGCTCAAACAGTTTTAGAAGAAATCATATCAAAAAAGTTTGATGAAGATACTCTAAATGGTGGTGGAACTATAAATTTAGATAAAATAAATATTGGTAATGAAAATAATGAAAATAGTATGAATAAATATGATGATGTGGATGATTATGTAGATAGTTGTGATACAGAAAAAGAGTATCAACCTTCTGATTTTGGGCTAAATGGTAATTATAAAATATTTGTAAATGTCCATTTTGTCAAAATAGAAAATGGTAAAATTGTTTCAAACAGTTGTACAGCAACAAATTACAAACTAATTCAGGTGAGTGTGGAATCAGACTTATTAAAAGAAAGGTACACTTTAGAGTATGTCAAAGGTAATTTTTAG
- the buk gene encoding butyrate kinase, with the protein MYILAIDPGSTSTKVGVSHNKKLIKNSVEHLSDEFLKIKNVIDQEEIRFNNIKQFLNENGFGDLQFDAVVARGGLLKPIEGGVYLVNDKMLADLRNGLNGEHPANLGGTLAKRFADIYGCNAYIVDPPVIDEMWEIAKITGLKDIERKSKFHALNHKEVARRVAENELKKKYHDCVLIVAHLGGGITIGLHKYGKVVDVNNGLDGDGPFAVERAGGLPLDGLIEYLQQNSLDLNQLKRIISKEAGIYSHLKTKNMKEVESKYHNDDYVKKVVDAFIYNIVKEIGSLFSVAKGDVDAVVFTGGLAKSEFFMSKVKDYLKFIDKVFVIPGEYEIEALVNGALRVLKGEENAKIYK; encoded by the coding sequence ATGTATATATTAGCTATTGATCCTGGATCTACCAGCACTAAAGTTGGTGTATCTCATAATAAAAAATTAATCAAAAATAGTGTGGAGCATCTAAGTGATGAATTCTTAAAAATAAAAAATGTAATAGATCAAGAAGAGATAAGGTTTAATAATATTAAACAGTTTTTGAACGAAAATGGATTTGGAGATTTGCAGTTTGATGCAGTGGTTGCAAGGGGCGGATTGTTGAAGCCAATTGAAGGTGGAGTTTATTTAGTAAATGATAAGATGTTAGCAGATTTAAGAAATGGCTTAAATGGGGAGCATCCTGCAAATCTTGGAGGAACTCTTGCAAAACGATTTGCAGATATATACGGTTGTAACGCATACATTGTTGATCCTCCTGTGATTGATGAAATGTGGGAAATTGCCAAAATTACAGGTTTAAAAGATATAGAAAGAAAGAGTAAATTTCACGCTCTGAATCATAAGGAGGTGGCAAGAAGAGTTGCTGAAAATGAATTAAAGAAGAAATATCATGATTGCGTACTTATTGTTGCCCATCTTGGTGGTGGAATTACAATTGGCTTACATAAATATGGGAAAGTTGTAGATGTTAATAATGGGCTTGATGGTGATGGTCCGTTTGCTGTGGAAAGAGCAGGTGGATTACCTTTAGATGGTTTGATTGAGTATCTCCAGCAAAATTCTTTAGATTTAAATCAACTTAAAAGAATAATATCAAAAGAGGCTGGTATTTATTCCCATTTAAAAACCAAAAATATGAAGGAAGTGGAAAGTAAATATCATAATGATGATTATGTAAAAAAGGTTGTTGATGCTTTTATATACAATATTGTTAAAGAGATAGGTTCACTCTTTTCTGTTGCAAAAGGTGATGTTGATGCTGTTGTTTTTACTGGTGGTCTTGCAAAAAGTGAATTTTTTATGAGTAAAGTAAAAGACTATTTAAAATTTATAGATAAAGTTTTTGTTATACCAGGAGAATATGAGATAGAGGCTCTTGTAAATGGAGCATTAAGAGTTTTGAAAGGGGAAGAAAATGCAAAGATTTACAAATAA
- a CDS encoding type II secretion system protein: MDKKGFTLIELVIVIVILGILAAVAVPKFANLSKDAKISVVKGLGGAVNAAKDIVRAKWLILDNQSADNVTVDGKTIKVNSKGYPTADADGIAKAVDYDKDKFDNKSDSNAFIFYYKGTTASAYNNVECGVVYKENDDNSTEVKIYTDGCE; the protein is encoded by the coding sequence ATGGACAAAAAAGGTTTTACATTAATTGAGTTGGTAATCGTAATAGTTATTTTGGGTATCTTAGCAGCTGTTGCTGTACCAAAGTTTGCAAACTTAAGTAAAGACGCTAAAATATCCGTAGTTAAAGGATTGGGTGGTGCTGTAAACGCAGCAAAAGATATTGTAAGAGCTAAATGGTTGATTTTAGATAATCAAAGTGCTGATAATGTAACAGTTGATGGAAAAACAATAAAAGTAAATAGCAAAGGTTATCCTACTGCTGATGCAGATGGTATAGCAAAAGCAGTAGATTATGATAAAGATAAATTTGATAATAAATCAGATAGTAATGCTTTTATCTTTTATTATAAAGGCACAACTGCATCTGCTTATAACAATGTTGAATGTGGTGTAGTCTATAAAGAAAACGATGACAATTCAACAGAAGTTAAAATTTATACAGACGGTTGTGAATAA
- a CDS encoding phosphate acyltransferase — translation MQRFTNKFINTGDNIKKLLAKKGLDKEEILDLLKIDEEEFNLILNGEVQPSVSQLLKISSFLNVTVSQLLYGTDDYEKKVVKTTPQERVVIKRKEYLVYENLAPKFSNKEVEPFLVDIYKTKAIDIDESVHNGEEFIYLIEGKVKLTIDEKEYILDVGDTIYFDSSLKHKIESLTDKSRIFATIYYGDTMLYKTKGKKMKDLISAAKAIGKQNIVLINPDDSSIEALNKAIIEGLINRAFLVGDNTNLLDKYSNLLSFSNHYDFVHIDNEVSDYYQTCAKKAVELIKEKKADYLMKGNINTAIMLKEILNKEHGIPTGRRISLVSIFELFDREKFILLTDPAINPELFPGGDLELAKDIVNNAIDVAFALGMNEVRVALLDANEIPTEKIPSTILEQKLSKLRWHDNVYVYGPLSYDLALYEEAAKKKGLKDNPVAGNADILVVPHIEAGNFLYKSWAMTMGADVANIVVGAKSPIVITSRSDSDMVKFLTICANAIYAHHLKNTVM, via the coding sequence ATGCAAAGATTTACAAATAAGTTTATAAATACAGGTGATAATATTAAAAAGTTGCTCGCTAAAAAGGGGTTGGATAAAGAAGAGATTTTAGATTTACTGAAAATAGATGAGGAAGAGTTTAATTTAATATTAAATGGGGAAGTTCAACCTTCTGTTTCACAACTTTTAAAAATTTCATCATTTTTAAATGTCACGGTCTCTCAGCTTTTGTATGGTACGGATGATTATGAGAAAAAAGTGGTAAAAACAACACCTCAGGAAAGAGTTGTTATCAAAAGGAAAGAATATCTAGTTTATGAAAATCTTGCTCCCAAATTTTCAAATAAAGAAGTAGAGCCTTTTCTTGTTGATATTTATAAAACTAAAGCTATCGATATCGATGAAAGTGTGCACAATGGAGAAGAGTTTATTTATCTGATAGAAGGTAAAGTAAAGCTTACAATTGATGAAAAAGAATATATTTTGGATGTTGGGGATACGATATATTTTGATTCATCTTTAAAACACAAAATTGAATCACTTACAGACAAATCAAGAATTTTTGCTACCATTTATTATGGTGATACAATGCTTTATAAAACTAAAGGTAAAAAGATGAAAGATTTAATTAGTGCTGCAAAAGCGATTGGCAAGCAGAACATTGTACTTATAAATCCCGATGATTCGTCAATAGAAGCATTGAATAAAGCGATTATAGAAGGCTTAATAAATAGAGCTTTTTTAGTGGGTGATAATACAAACCTTTTGGATAAATACAGCAATTTGTTATCTTTTTCAAACCATTATGATTTTGTCCATATAGATAATGAGGTAAGCGATTACTATCAAACATGTGCAAAGAAAGCTGTTGAATTAATAAAAGAGAAAAAAGCTGATTATTTAATGAAAGGTAATATTAACACAGCTATTATGTTGAAAGAGATCTTGAATAAAGAACACGGTATCCCTACAGGTAGAAGAATAAGTCTTGTCAGTATATTTGAATTGTTTGATAGGGAAAAGTTTATATTACTTACAGATCCAGCCATAAATCCAGAGCTGTTCCCAGGGGGAGATTTAGAGCTTGCAAAGGATATCGTTAATAATGCGATTGATGTGGCATTTGCACTGGGGATGAATGAGGTGCGAGTGGCTCTTTTAGATGCCAACGAAATTCCAACAGAAAAAATCCCTTCTACGATTTTGGAGCAAAAACTGTCAAAACTTAGATGGCATGATAATGTTTATGTTTATGGTCCACTATCTTATGATTTAGCTCTTTATGAGGAAGCAGCCAAGAAAAAAGGTTTAAAAGACAATCCTGTGGCTGGAAATGCTGATATACTTGTTGTTCCACATATTGAAGCTGGTAATTTCCTTTATAAATCTTGGGCAATGACGATGGGAGCAGATGTGGCAAATATTGTTGTTGGTGCAAAATCACCCATTGTAATAACTTCAAGAAGCGATAGTGATATGGTGAAATTCCTTACTATTTGTGCAAATGCGATTTATGCTCATCATTTAAAAAATACAGTAATGTAA
- a CDS encoding AAA family ATPase, with the protein MSVYTEFFNFKEEPFKLTPDPDFFYCSTSHEEAIQLIEYSIKTRKGFMALIGEVGTGKTTLTRVLLNSLTDVETCLVLNPFLSPDEMLKYICSDFGIVVSNDLDKGKIYDELAKYFLKLYEEGKNALLIIDEAQNLPFETIELIRQLSNIEKEDAKLLQILFVGQPEFLELLNKYELRQVRQRISVIIQLKTLTEEDVENYINYRIQKASKYNKTIFTKEAIKAVYKYTKGNPRDINKLCEYALIAAFNDESKKIEKKHIEKAILEINPILVSSEITPATTRKNSLIKKVIILFILIVITGLLIYYFSFLIKCPVKKVSNIENKTYSNINLNQQPAKTVTIQKEKVKKEIISENNTIKTKTIQPVSQDNISSKKLIKEEKNRTKSKCIKFLVNQKVRINPDLNSKYLTIIKKNKVLKIEKVVNDWAMINIDNKIGWVLLYDKYNNVINCED; encoded by the coding sequence ATGAGTGTTTACACAGAATTTTTTAATTTTAAAGAAGAGCCATTTAAATTAACCCCAGACCCAGACTTTTTTTACTGCTCTACCAGTCATGAAGAAGCGATTCAACTTATAGAATATTCTATAAAAACCAGAAAAGGTTTTATGGCTTTAATTGGGGAAGTGGGAACTGGGAAAACAACACTTACAAGAGTGTTATTAAACTCATTAACTGACGTAGAAACATGCCTTGTGCTAAACCCTTTTTTATCCCCTGATGAAATGTTAAAATATATATGCAGCGACTTTGGAATTGTAGTTTCAAATGATTTAGACAAAGGTAAAATTTATGACGAGCTAGCAAAATACTTTTTAAAATTATACGAAGAAGGTAAAAACGCATTATTGATAATTGATGAAGCTCAAAACCTCCCTTTTGAAACTATTGAGCTAATAAGACAACTATCCAACATTGAAAAAGAGGATGCAAAGCTATTGCAAATTCTGTTTGTCGGTCAGCCTGAATTTTTGGAGCTTTTAAACAAATATGAACTTAGACAGGTTAGACAAAGAATTTCAGTAATAATCCAACTAAAAACTTTAACAGAGGAAGATGTTGAAAATTATATCAATTATAGAATCCAAAAAGCATCCAAATATAACAAAACAATTTTTACTAAAGAAGCCATCAAAGCAGTTTATAAATATACTAAAGGTAATCCAAGAGATATTAATAAGCTCTGCGAATACGCTTTAATAGCTGCCTTTAATGATGAATCAAAAAAAATAGAAAAAAAGCATATCGAAAAAGCAATTTTAGAAATTAATCCAATTTTGGTCTCTTCTGAGATAACACCAGCTACTACAAGAAAAAATAGTTTAATAAAAAAAGTTATAATACTTTTTATTTTAATAGTTATAACTGGATTATTAATATATTATTTTTCTTTTTTGATAAAATGTCCCGTTAAAAAAGTAAGTAATATAGAAAATAAAACTTATTCAAACATAAATCTAAATCAACAACCAGCTAAAACAGTTACTATCCAAAAAGAAAAAGTTAAAAAAGAAATAATATCAGAGAATAACACAATTAAAACAAAAACAATACAACCAGTTAGTCAAGATAATATTTCATCAAAAAAATTAATAAAAGAAGAAAAAAATAGAACTAAATCAAAGTGTATTAAATTTCTTGTTAATCAAAAGGTAAGAATAAATCCAGATTTAAACTCAAAATATTTAACGATTATTAAAAAAAACAAAGTATTGAAAATTGAAAAAGTTGTAAATGACTGGGCAATGATTAATATTGACAATAAAATAGGATGGGTGTTATTATACGATAAATACAACAATGTTATTAACTGTGAGGATTAA
- a CDS encoding Uma2 family endonuclease: MSPLAKKIDKKYTYQDYLTWPDEERWEIIDGNAYNMSPAPSTKHQKISRNLIVEIGKQKNNLKNCELFEAPTDVVLDDFNVVQPDIFIVCDKNKITDKNIQGAPDLVIEIVLKSTAYKDTKIKKDLYEAFGVKEYILVFPELEIVERYVLSDGKYGTPERFNWDEALKLKIFDIEIPLWEVFEKEIKEEEQENK; encoded by the coding sequence ATGAGTCCACTGGCAAAGAAAATTGATAAAAAATACACTTATCAAGATTATCTCACATGGCCTGATGAAGAAAGATGGGAAATTATCGACGGCAATGCTTACAATATGAGCCCTGCTCCATCTACTAAACATCAAAAAATTAGTAGAAACTTAATTGTCGAAATTGGAAAACAAAAAAACAACCTTAAAAATTGTGAGCTTTTTGAAGCTCCAACTGATGTTGTTTTAGATGATTTTAATGTAGTACAACCAGACATTTTTATTGTTTGTGATAAAAATAAGATAACAGATAAAAATATTCAAGGTGCTCCTGACTTAGTCATTGAAATAGTTTTAAAATCTACTGCTTACAAAGATACAAAAATCAAAAAAGATTTATACGAAGCTTTTGGTGTTAAAGAGTATATTCTTGTATTTCCTGAACTTGAGATTGTAGAAAGATATGTTTTATCTGATGGAAAATATGGAACTCCAGAAAGATTTAACTGGGATGAAGCATTAAAACTAAAAATATTTGATATTGAAATACCCTTATGGGAAGTATTTGAAAAAGAAATAAAGGAAGAAGAACAAGAAAATAAATAA
- a CDS encoding type II secretion system F family protein produces the protein MKFKYLGEKGVEKVSGIIEAADENVAFLLLIDQGIEVLDLKQSSLFDEIFYSLKNLKSRFSKVKLEELIVFTRQFATLFEAGIPVIKILERLSTQSFTEKLTQSIHQIKNDVDAGLPLSNAFNRQKHIFSPLYVNMIKVGEEGGVLDITLQRLAAILESELETKNRIKTATRYPKIVIGAIIIAFSILVTFVIPKFASMFAKFNTELPLPTKILIWINSFVQNFWYVIILIILGAIISFNKFKQTEKGKNYIDENIFKIPIIGQLIQKIYLSRISRVLALLYRSGINITASFDIVSEITGNNILKRELLYIKEQISRGSNIASAFRRSKYFPPVVSDMVESGEETGRLDEMLIKLSDYYDEEVDYSIKTLSQALEPILLVFIAGMVLLLALGVFLPMWDMIKAVR, from the coding sequence ATGAAGTTTAAATACCTTGGTGAAAAGGGTGTTGAAAAGGTTTCAGGGATTATAGAGGCGGCAGATGAAAATGTCGCCTTTTTGCTTTTGATTGACCAAGGTATAGAAGTCTTAGATTTAAAACAATCAAGTTTATTTGACGAAATCTTCTATAGTTTAAAAAATCTAAAAAGCAGATTCTCAAAAGTAAAATTAGAAGAGCTCATAGTTTTTACCAGGCAATTTGCCACACTATTTGAAGCAGGTATCCCTGTAATCAAAATTCTTGAAAGATTATCTACTCAGAGCTTTACCGAAAAACTCACTCAAAGTATTCACCAGATAAAAAATGATGTGGATGCTGGTCTTCCACTTTCAAACGCATTTAATAGACAAAAACATATATTTTCACCCCTTTATGTAAATATGATAAAGGTTGGTGAAGAAGGTGGTGTGCTTGATATCACCTTGCAAAGACTAGCAGCCATATTAGAGTCAGAGCTTGAAACGAAAAACAGGATAAAAACAGCCACAAGATATCCCAAAATTGTCATTGGAGCTATTATAATTGCTTTTAGTATATTAGTTACCTTTGTCATACCCAAGTTTGCTAGTATGTTTGCAAAATTTAATACCGAGCTACCACTACCCACAAAAATTCTTATATGGATAAATAGTTTTGTTCAAAACTTTTGGTATGTAATAATTTTGATAATTTTAGGTGCTATTATCAGTTTTAATAAATTTAAACAAACTGAAAAAGGGAAAAATTATATCGATGAAAATATTTTCAAAATCCCAATTATTGGCCAATTGATCCAAAAAATATATTTATCTAGGATATCAAGAGTTTTGGCATTACTTTATAGAAGTGGGATAAATATTACAGCAAGTTTTGATATAGTATCAGAAATAACAGGAAACAACATTTTAAAAAGAGAATTATTATACATAAAAGAGCAGATAAGCAGAGGATCAAATATCGCATCAGCTTTTAGGAGATCAAAATATTTTCCGCCAGTGGTTTCAGATATGGTGGAATCTGGTGAAGAAACAGGTAGGCTTGATGAAATGCTCATAAAGTTATCAGATTATTATGATGAAGAGGTTGATTACTCTATCAAGACACTTTCTCAAGCTCTTGAGCCAATTTTACTTGTATTTATTGCTGGTATGGTATTACTGCTTGCACTTGGCGTATTCTTGCCAATGTGGGATATGATTAAAGCTGTAAGATAG
- a CDS encoding prepilin-type N-terminal cleavage/methylation domain-containing protein: MIKTKGKFILKKTNKDAVQQPYMLRINIIMRFLRQLLLPRHASKIQSLRALAKQSGQLSNFYSSKTSNNSGFTLIELIIIIILVGILAIVISPKIEIGSFSEDTDIMQLYSDIRYVQHKSMVDGGGWSIKLDGTNKKYTIYDNNGNVANIPSVDNPVKLKNKFSSNINQLYFDYLGRPDSDTDSTNNNLLNTETTITLGNRKILIVPYSGGIIVH; encoded by the coding sequence ATGATAAAAACAAAGGGAAAGTTTATATTGAAAAAAACGAATAAAGATGCTGTTCAACAACCATACATGTTGAGAATTAACATAATAATGAGATTTCTTCGGCAACTTTTGTTGCCTCGCCATGCCTCGAAAATACAGTCATTGCGAGCGTTAGCGAAGCAATCTGGACAATTGAGCAATTTTTATTCTTCAAAAACTTCAAATAATTCAGGTTTTACACTTATTGAGTTAATTATCATCATAATTCTTGTAGGTATTCTAGCAATTGTTATCTCTCCAAAAATTGAGATAGGCTCTTTTAGTGAAGATACTGATATTATGCAGCTATATTCTGATATCAGATATGTTCAGCACAAATCGATGGTGGATGGTGGTGGATGGTCGATAAAACTCGATGGTACAAATAAAAAATATACCATTTATGATAACAATGGAAATGTTGCAAATATCCCATCGGTTGATAATCCTGTAAAATTAAAAAATAAATTTTCATCAAATATAAATCAGTTATATTTTGACTATCTTGGAAGACCAGATAGCGATACTGATTCAACAAATAATAATTTATTAAATACAGAAACAACTATAACATTGGGTAATAGAAAAATTTTAATAGTCCCCTACTCTGGAGGTATAATTGTCCACTAA
- a CDS encoding type IV pilin protein, producing the protein MSKVIFRNKKGFTLVELIIVIVLLGIVSFLGVNLLLPIMTGYTDTKVKDLLYNEAKFITERMAKELKYAIPNTVADFNNSCQPKNSNNIKFASFKDVYFYTKNEKDNISLTENVSINNYDILSIYVTKCNQFYNEQRVYSVTDNDSGNYLILDKNLKKDSPYKRVFLFDKVIAYKLLNNQLYWCNGNIDTDFNSEGNCYIFGNFLDSVEFTYDAGNRWRNAAVKISLTLKKNDVSINYEKVVHIRNTP; encoded by the coding sequence ATGTCAAAGGTAATTTTTAGAAACAAAAAAGGGTTTACACTAGTTGAGCTTATAATTGTAATTGTGTTGCTTGGAATTGTATCCTTTTTAGGTGTTAATCTACTTTTGCCCATTATGACAGGTTACACAGATACTAAAGTAAAAGATTTATTATACAATGAAGCAAAATTTATCACAGAAAGAATGGCTAAAGAGCTTAAATATGCTATACCAAACACCGTTGCAGATTTTAATAATAGTTGCCAGCCAAAAAACTCAAACAACATAAAGTTTGCATCATTTAAAGATGTGTATTTTTATACAAAAAATGAAAAGGACAATATCAGCTTAACAGAAAATGTATCAATTAATAACTATGACATTTTAAGCATATATGTTACAAAATGTAACCAATTTTATAATGAGCAAAGAGTTTACTCAGTCACAGATAACGACTCCGGCAACTATTTAATTTTAGATAAAAATCTGAAAAAAGACTCCCCTTATAAAAGGGTTTTTCTTTTTGACAAAGTTATTGCTTATAAATTGCTAAATAATCAACTTTATTGGTGTAATGGAAATATTGATACGGATTTTAACAGTGAGGGCAATTGCTATATTTTTGGTAATTTTTTAGATAGTGTAGAATTTACTTATGATGCTGGAAATAGATGGAGAAATGCTGCTGTAAAAATCAGTTTAACTCTTAAAAAAAATGATGTGAGTATAAATTATGAAAAAGTTGTCCATATTAGAAATACTCCATGA
- a CDS encoding PilN domain-containing protein — protein sequence MRYKKVKKLNLIPENLRYDLIKDQLIKSSIFIIILAFLLIIFDYSLLAFKNKQLEDILKKHTVYKNNLEREIASLDKYEKNYKNLKNELQNLLKEKNKLFRFYTINYSPLISTIFYLTTKPSDIYFKNISYSKNTITLEGYANKTNSFYKYYKSLETNKYLNKLEFYFIKRDENNNLYTFKITMKVKEIDEIN from the coding sequence ATGAGATATAAAAAAGTAAAAAAATTAAATCTAATACCTGAAAATCTACGTTATGATCTTATAAAAGACCAGCTTATAAAATCATCTATTTTTATTATTATATTAGCATTTTTGCTTATTATTTTCGATTATAGCCTATTAGCTTTTAAAAATAAGCAGTTAGAAGATATACTAAAAAAACATACTGTATATAAAAATAATCTTGAAAGAGAGATAGCAAGCCTAGATAAATATGAAAAAAACTATAAAAATCTAAAAAATGAGCTACAAAATTTATTAAAAGAGAAAAATAAGCTCTTTAGATTTTATACTATTAATTACTCACCTTTAATTTCTACAATTTTTTACCTCACAACAAAACCGTCAGACATCTATTTCAAAAATATTTCTTACAGTAAAAACACAATTACATTAGAAGGTTATGCAAACAAAACAAACTCATTTTATAAATACTATAAGTCATTAGAAACAAACAAATATCTGAATAAACTTGAGTTTTATTTTATTAAAAGGGATGAAAATAATAATTTATATACTTTTAAAATAACTATGAAGGTAAAAGAAATAGATGAAATCAATTAA
- a CDS encoding amino acid ABC transporter permease, which yields MKKKITFTKLDLIILGILFIFIYYFFYKVNNNLHYNWQWEKILQYFFKEKDGKIVPNVIMIGVINTLKISIYSIILSTIIGFIFGIMKASKNTFFRLISISYVESIRNIPSIVVIFVVYFFLGDIFLKIFHIEMALNFLYTKYPDFLKLILIDKGKAQVFVIGILALSLYESAYISEIVKGAILAIKKEQIDSAKSLGMNKWQRLKYIILPQAMPLIIPPLTGQMVSTIKDSAILSVISIPELTFQGMELMASTYLIFEIWIIITVIYLLINTILSHFSSFLEKRMTTK from the coding sequence ATGAAAAAAAAGATAACCTTTACAAAACTCGATTTAATTATATTGGGTATTTTGTTTATATTTATTTATTACTTTTTTTATAAAGTTAATAATAACCTACATTATAACTGGCAATGGGAAAAAATCCTTCAATATTTTTTCAAAGAAAAAGATGGGAAAATAGTCCCAAATGTAATTATGATCGGAGTCATAAACACATTAAAAATAAGTATCTACTCAATCATATTGTCAACTATCATAGGTTTTATATTCGGTATTATGAAGGCTTCAAAAAACACTTTTTTTAGATTAATTTCAATAAGCTATGTGGAAAGTATTCGAAACATTCCATCAATTGTAGTGATATTTGTTGTTTACTTTTTTCTTGGAGATATATTTTTAAAAATATTTCATATCGAAATGGCTCTAAATTTTCTTTACACAAAATATCCTGATTTTCTAAAACTAATTTTAATTGATAAAGGTAAAGCCCAGGTTTTTGTGATAGGGATATTGGCATTATCTTTATACGAAAGTGCATATATCTCAGAGATAGTTAAAGGTGCAATTTTGGCAATTAAGAAAGAACAAATTGATTCTGCAAAAAGCCTTGGAATGAACAAATGGCAAAGATTAAAATACATAATCCTGCCACAAGCAATGCCACTTATAATACCACCTTTAACAGGACAAATGGTATCAACAATCAAAGATTCCGCTATACTTTCTGTGATTTCTATTCCAGAATTAACATTTCAAGGGATGGAATTAATGGCCTCAACGTATCTAATATTTGAAATATGGATAATTATTACAGTTATATATCTTTTAATAAATACAATATTATCTCATTTTTCTTCGTTTCTTGAAAAAAGAATGACTACAAAATAA
- a CDS encoding prepilin-type N-terminal cleavage/methylation domain-containing protein, which yields MFKKKNDKKGFSPIEVVIVLLVVAVMIAVIYKRYEIYREKMFQTAITYDIKNINLILTLYKVKNGKYPEKLDEIYKSGYLLNEDNKSILSVIKFENGHFIVNGNVLKYDKNKGKVYIEKNE from the coding sequence ATGTTTAAGAAAAAAAATGATAAAAAAGGCTTTTCACCAATTGAAGTTGTCATTGTTTTATTAGTCGTAGCTGTAATGATTGCTGTTATTTACAAAAGATATGAAATATACAGAGAAAAGATGTTTCAAACTGCTATTACTTATGACATTAAAAATATTAACTTAATTTTGACACTTTACAAAGTAAAAAATGGGAAATACCCTGAAAAATTGGATGAAATTTATAAAAGTGGTTATTTACTTAATGAAGATAATAAATCTATTTTAAGTGTGATTAAATTTGAAAATGGTCATTTTATTGTAAATGGAAATGTGCTAAAATATGATAAAAACAAAGGGAAAGTTTATATTGAAAAAAACGAATAA